The Triplophysa dalaica isolate WHDGS20190420 chromosome 5, ASM1584641v1, whole genome shotgun sequence genome window below encodes:
- the LOC130420295 gene encoding macrophage mannose receptor 1-like, with amino-acid sequence MKAMAQTLYFSLLFMALCSLSKGIQRHYHYINIEKTWTEAQKYCRENYTDLATGNNINDMNELKKTVNNNPEYVWIGLKRTDVYKWKWSLGDPVKYLNWEIQPSNGTNCAVMRNGKWRQQDCNVRSQFICYNDSSKSYIINTSSTTWSEAQSFCRQYHTDLTSVRNQTDNQLIHNIINDPHTSVWIGLFNDSWVWSDNTDSAFRYWDSGQPDNQGGSENCIMAKVNNEGKWHDVSCSVSRTFVCHEDELILIQKNLSWTEAVRYCRENHVDLVSVDSEKIQLMVTEVLHQASTAEVWMGLHYYCLMNLWIWVRGEVICYQNWAPGVQIQLNHCSGEHRAGAVQSGGDHRWISLPRSQKLNFICTTLKE; translated from the exons ctctcTGTTCATTATCTAAAGGCATTCAGCGCCACTATCACTATATAAACATTGAGAAGACCTGGACTGAAGCTCAGaaatactgcagagagaactacacagatctggccacaggcaacaacatcaatgacatgaacgaGCTGAAGAAGACTGTGAATAACAATCCGGAGTATGTCTGgattggactgaagagaacagatgtttaTAAATGGAAGTGGTCTCTGGGTGATCCTGTTAAATATCTTAACTGGGAAATTCAACCATCAAATGGCACAAATTGCGCCGTtatgagaaatggaaaatggcGTCAGCAGGACTGTAATGTGAGGTCACAGTTCATCTGCTACAATG aCAGCAGTAAATCATACATCATTAATACTTCTAGTACAACATGGAGTGAAGCTCAGAGTTTCTGCAGACAGTATCATACTGATCTGACCAGTGTGAGGAACCAGACTGACAATCAACTGatccacaacatcattaatgATCCTCACACATCTgtctggattggtctgttcaaTGACTCGTGGGTGTGGTCAGATAACACTGACTCCGCCTTCAGATACTGGGACTCTGGTCAACCTGATAATCAAGGTGGTTCTGAAAATTGTATAATGGCCAAAGTGAATAATGAGGGGAAATGGCATGATGTATCTTGCAGTGTCTCTCGCACTTTTGTGTGTCATGAAG atgagcTGATATTGATCCAGAAGAATCTGAGCTGGACTGAAGCTgtgagatactgcagagagaatcaTGTGGATCTGGTTTCAGTTGATTCAGAGAAGATTCAGCTCATGGTGACTGAAGTTCTTCATCAGGCCTCGACTGCTGAGGTGTGGATGGGGTTACACTATTACTGTCTCATGAATCTCTGGATCTGGGTACGAGGAGAGGTCATCTGCTATCAGAATTGGGCTCCAGGGGTTCAGATTCAACTGAATCACTGCAGCGGTGAACACAGAGCTGGAGCGGTTCAGTCTGGAGGAGATCATCGCTGGATCAGCCTTCCTCGATCTCAAAAACTCAACTTCATATGCACCACATTAAAAGAATAA